The proteins below are encoded in one region of Takifugu rubripes chromosome 1, fTakRub1.2, whole genome shotgun sequence:
- the LOC101075055 gene encoding carbonic anhydrase 4-like isoform X1 — MKWFLAAIATCALLPRIYCASTDIEWCYHQASCNDTLWHTIAPKYCNGSRQSPIDITSANAEANENLTAFTFYNYNSTTAFKSFSNTGNTVKVSFDSGVKVSGGDLSETYDSLQFHLHWGNGSSVPGSEHTVDGKQYPMELHIVNLKSSYNGNTTLGIADSEGLAALGFFIEVMDGNATGSPASWKTLTSYLQNITNAGTSVDMTSGLTLDALLEGVDRTKYYRYLGSLTTPTCNEAVVWTVFKDSIKVSKDLIDLFSTSVYFNTSKNSEFMTDVYRSVQGNELRVTTQATSAGVSIPASFSLALTALSLVLLKF, encoded by the exons ATGAAGTGGTTTTTAGCTGCAATTGCCACGTGCGCCCTCCTACCCAGGATCTACTGTGCCTCAACAGACATAG AATGGTGTTATCATCAAGCATCTTGCA ATGACACACTCTGGCACACCATCGCTCCCAAATACTGCAATGGGAGTCGACAGTCTCCCATCGACATCACCTCAGCAAACGCCGAGGCCAACGAAAATTTGACAGCGTTCACCTTTTACAACTACAACAGCACGACCGCGTTCAAGAGCTTTTCTAACACGGGCAACACCG TGAAAGTCAGTTTTGACAGTGGTGTCAAGGTGTCGGGGGGAGACTTGTCTGAGACCTACGACAGTCTGCAGTTCCACCTGCACTGGGGGAATGGATCCTCTGTGCCCGGCTCTGAGCACACTGTGGATGGAAAACAGTATCCTATGGAG CTGCACATCGTGAACCTGAAGTCCTCTTATAATGGGAACACGACCTTAGGTATTGCGGACTCTGAGGGACTTGCTGCTCTCGGTTTCTTCATCGAG GTCATGGACGGTAACGCTACGGGCAGCCCTGCGAGCTGGAAGACACTGACCTCTTACCTGCAAAACATCACAAACGCTG GTACCTCTGTCGACATGACATCTGGCCTTACATTGGACGCTCTCCTGGAAGGGGTCGATCGTACAAAGTATTACCGCTACCTTGGCTCCTTGACCACGCCCACTTGCAACGAGGCTGTGGTTTGGACGGTGTTCAAGGACTCGATTAAAGTCAGCAAAGATTTG ATTGACCTCTTCAGCACGTCTGTGTACTTCAACACCAGCAAAAATTCAGAATTCATGACGGACGTCTACAGAAGCGTCCAGGGAAATGAGCTCCGAGTCACAACGCAGGCAACGTCCGCAGGCGTCTCAATCCCAGCCTCCTTCTCACTGGCTCTGACGGCTCTCAGCCTTGTCCTGCTAAAGTTTTAG
- the LOC101061471 gene encoding carbonic anhydrase 4-like: MHLASFLFYLNLAALVKYASGEDWCYTGCAHTPSHWGDIAGAFCSEKRQSPIDIVSSLVKTNHSLGSFTFLNFGSQQAVKSVINNGHTVKFMLAPDEVEVSGGGLNGTYSTIQFHFHWGNAEHLEGSEHEVDGKRYPMEMHIVSLKKGLTVQEATADSEGIAVLGFFLNATEDGPASEPWSALTSYLTNVTGAEVAVNNTFSIGDLIGDVNLTKFYRYMGSLTTPDCNEAVVWTVFQEPINIHKTLIQQFPTKTKLSNVYRPTQNLNNRQVFASPATSLPPSPEWCYHGHCDFTPSHWHLLPHSKCGGERQSPVNIEKKSVVVDERLKSFTFTKFDDKHAIEYIINTGHAVKCTLKQDAAVEISGGGLKHVYSTLQFHFHWGSGDSDGSEHTVDSHRYPMEMHIVSKRKDLTLDEAVKTHDGLAVLGFFIEPTDETKSSGGSEHHETGTTGSSSSEMDTWKKLTHYLSSITNISSKAEVTEEISIDDLLGSVNRNAFYRYNGSLTTPQCNEAVVWTVFKESVKVDKNLMMMFPAQAGYQKVFRPTQPLHSRKIYSSSSAPGATTSIIVLLLSPCLVALLYNP, encoded by the exons CCCACACCCCGTCCCACTGGGGAGACATCGCCGGTGCGTTCTGCTCCGAGAAGAGACAATCTCCTATTGACATAGTCTCCAGCCTGGTCAAGACCAACCACAGCCTGGGCAGCTTCACCTTCCTCAACTTTGGATCTCAGCAGGCCGTTAAGTCAGTCATTAACAACGGACACACGG TAAAATTCATGCTGGCACCAGATGAAGTGGAAGTGAGTGGCGGTGGGCTCAATGGCACTTATTCTACAATTCAGTTTCACTTTCACTGGGGCAACGCAGAACACCTGGAGGGGTCAGAGCACGAGGTTGATGGGAAAAGATATCCAATGGAG ATGCATATAGTGAGTCTGAAGAAGGGTCTGACTGTGCAGGAGGCCACTGCAGATTCAGAGGGAATCGCTGTCCTGGGGTTTTTCCTCAAT GCCACAGAAGATGGGCCAGCATCAGAACCATGGAGCGCGCTGACATCTTACCTGACAAACGTTACAG GCGCCGAAGTCGCCGTGAACAACACATTTTCTATAGGTGACCTGATTGGAGATGTAAATCTGACAAAGTTCTACAGGTACATGGGATCCCTGACCACCCCCGACTGCAACGAAGCAGTGGTGTGGACAGTCTTCCAGGAGCCGATCAACATCCACAAAACTCTG ATCCAGCAGTTTCCCACAAAGACAAAGCTCAGCAATGTTTATCGGCCCACACAAAACCTTAATAACCGTCAAGTCTTTGCTTCTCCTGCAACTTCTTTACCCCCCA GCCCTGAGTGGTGCTACCACGGTCACTGTG ACTTCACCCCATCTCACTGGCACCTTCTCCCTCATTCCAAATGCGGCGGCGAGCGCCAGTCACCCGTCAACATTGAGAAAAAAAGCGTGGTGGTGGACGAGCGTCTCAAGTCCTTCACCTTCACAAAGTTTGATGACAAACACGCCATCGAATACATCATTAACACTGGCCATGCTG TGAAATGTACTCTGAAGCAGGACGCGGCTGTGGAGATCTCAGGTGGAGGTCTGAAACACGTCTACTCCACCTTACAGTTTCATTTCCACTGGGGTTCCGGTGACTCCGATGGTTCAGAGCACACAGTGGATTCACACAGATATCCCATGGAG ATGCACATAGTCAGCAAGCGGAAGGATCTGACCCTGGACGAGGCAGTGAAGACTCACGACGGCCTGGCGGTGCTGGGATTCTTCATTGAG CCTACAGATGAGACAAAAAGTAGTGGAGGATCAGAACATCACGAG aCAGGCACCACAGGAAGTAGCTCATCTGAAATGGACACTTGGAAGAAACTGACACACTACCTCTCGTCCATTACAAACATCA GCTCAAAGGCTGAGGTCACCGAGGAGATCTCCATCGATGATCTGCTAGGCAGCGTGAATCGAAACGCGTTCTATCGCTATAATGGGTCGCTGACCACGCCCCAGTGCAATGAAGCGGTGGTTTGGACGGTATTCAAAGAGTCTGTCAAGGTGGACAAAAATCTG aTGATGATGTTCCCAGCTCAGGCAGGGTATCAGAAGGTGTTTCGGCCCACGCAGCCACTTCACAGCAGGAAAATCTACAGCTCCAGTTCAGCGCCCGGTGCCACCACTTCCATTATAGTCCTCCTGCTGTCGCCATGCCTTGTTGCCCTTTTATACAATCCGTGA
- the LOC101075055 gene encoding carbonic anhydrase 4-like isoform X2: MMWFLAVVLGCVLSPVYCASTDIEWCYHQASCNDTLWHTIAPKYCNGSRQSPIDITSANAEANENLTAFTFYNYNSTTAFKSFSNTGNTVKVSFDSGVKVSGGDLSETYDSLQFHLHWGNGSSVPGSEHTVDGKQYPMELHIVNLKSSYNGNTTLGIADSEGLAALGFFIEVMDGNATGSPASWKTLTSYLQNITNAGTSVDMTSGLTLDALLEGVDRTKYYRYLGSLTTPTCNEAVVWTVFKDSIKVSKDLIDLFSTSVYFNTSKNSEFMTDVYRSVQGNELRVTTQATSAGVSIPASFSLALTALSLVLLKF; the protein is encoded by the exons aTGATGTGGTTCCTGGCTGTGGTTCTTGGGTGTGTTCTCTCACCTGTCTATTGTGCTTCAACGGACATAG AATGGTGTTATCATCAAGCATCTTGCA ATGACACACTCTGGCACACCATCGCTCCCAAATACTGCAATGGGAGTCGACAGTCTCCCATCGACATCACCTCAGCAAACGCCGAGGCCAACGAAAATTTGACAGCGTTCACCTTTTACAACTACAACAGCACGACCGCGTTCAAGAGCTTTTCTAACACGGGCAACACCG TGAAAGTCAGTTTTGACAGTGGTGTCAAGGTGTCGGGGGGAGACTTGTCTGAGACCTACGACAGTCTGCAGTTCCACCTGCACTGGGGGAATGGATCCTCTGTGCCCGGCTCTGAGCACACTGTGGATGGAAAACAGTATCCTATGGAG CTGCACATCGTGAACCTGAAGTCCTCTTATAATGGGAACACGACCTTAGGTATTGCGGACTCTGAGGGACTTGCTGCTCTCGGTTTCTTCATCGAG GTCATGGACGGTAACGCTACGGGCAGCCCTGCGAGCTGGAAGACACTGACCTCTTACCTGCAAAACATCACAAACGCTG GTACCTCTGTCGACATGACATCTGGCCTTACATTGGACGCTCTCCTGGAAGGGGTCGATCGTACAAAGTATTACCGCTACCTTGGCTCCTTGACCACGCCCACTTGCAACGAGGCTGTGGTTTGGACGGTGTTCAAGGACTCGATTAAAGTCAGCAAAGATTTG ATTGACCTCTTCAGCACGTCTGTGTACTTCAACACCAGCAAAAATTCAGAATTCATGACGGACGTCTACAGAAGCGTCCAGGGAAATGAGCTCCGAGTCACAACGCAGGCAACGTCCGCAGGCGTCTCAATCCCAGCCTCCTTCTCACTGGCTCTGACGGCTCTCAGCCTTGTCCTGCTAAAGTTTTAG
- the LOC101075055 gene encoding carbonic anhydrase 4-like isoform X3: MKWFLAAIATCALLPRIYCASTDIEWCYHLADCNDTRWPTIVPKYCNGSRQSPINIVSANAETNDKLTEFTFYNYSSTTALKSIQNTGKTVKVSFDSGVKVSGGDLSETYDSLQFHLHWGNGSSVPGSEHTVDGKQYPMELHIVNLKSSYNGNTTVGVADSEGLAALGFFIEVMDGNATGSPASWKTLTSYLQNITNAGTSVDMASGLTLDALLEGVDRTKYYRYLGSLTTPACNEAVVWTVFKDSIKVSKDLIDLFSTTVYFKTSTNSPLMTNVFRRTQANELHVTKSGNGATAASLALTALSFILLKL; encoded by the exons ATGAAGTGGTTTTTAGCTGCAATTGCCACGTGCGCCCTCCTACCCAGGATCTACTGTGCCTCAACAGACATAG AATGGTGTTATCATCTAGCAGACTGCA ATGACACACGCTGGCCCACCATTGTACCCAAATACTGCAATGGGAGCCGACAGTCTCCCATCAACATTGTCTCAGCAAACGCCGAGACCAACGACAAACTGACAGAGTTCACCTTTTACAACTACAGCAGCACCACCGCGTTGAAGTCCATTCAGAACACGGGCAAGACCG TGAAAGTCAGTTTTGACAGTGGTGTCAAGGTGTCGGGGGGAGACTTGTCTGAGACCTACGACAGTCTGCAGTTCCACCTGCACTGGGGGAATGGATCCTCTGTGCCCGGCTCTGAGCACACTGTGGATGGAAAACAGTATCCTATGGAG CTGCACATCGTGAACCTGAAGTCCTCTTATAATGGGAACACGACCGTAGGTGTTGCGGACTCTGAGGGACTTGCTGCTCTCGGTTTCTTCATCGAG GTCATGGACGGTAACGCTACGGGCAGCCCTGCGAGCTGGAAGACACTGACCTCTTACCTGCAAAACATCACAAACGCTG GTACCTCTGTCGACATGGCATCTGGCCTTACATTGGACGCTCTCCTGGAAGGGGTCGATCGTACAAAGTATTACCGCTACCTTGGCTCCTTGACCACGCCCGCTTGCAACGAGGCTGTGGTTTGGACGGTGTTCAAGGACTCGATTAAAGTCAGCAAAGATTTG ATTGACCTCTTCAGTACGACCGTGTACTTCAAAACCAGTACAAATTCACCTCTTATGACAAATGTCTTCCGAAGAACCCAGGCAAATGAGCTACATGTCACAAAGTCTGGAAATGGTGCAACAGCAGCCTCCCTCGCACTGACCGCCCTCAGCTTTATCCTGCTAAAGCTTTAG
- the LOC101080029 gene encoding matrix metalloproteinase-25: MEVHLLVWLALTLMGSSITSAQSDQYSKAMDWLGRYGYLPPPDPRTGNLHTKEGIEQAIRVMQRFGGLQETGVLDSETIRLMSARRCSLPDIIGSEDRLRRKRRRRRKRYALSGLKWHKTDLTWSVHSYPSPSQSPNLPDILVDNILRSAFKAWSNVAPLNFHHVATDSGGTAAGGDIRVSFNRLFHDDGYPFDGQGGTLAHAFFPGSAEVAGDTHFDDQEVWSYGGDSSSTDLFAVAVHEFGHALGLSHSSSDPSIMKPYYQGGVGDIVNFQLAVDDKLAIQQLYGVRDTAPSDGGDPHLPRLPSPPPPRPTQLTDPSFNERCQGGFDAVANIRGEVFFFKGAQFWRTKRDGSLVSNRPAQIQNFWMGLPPQTNKIDAVYERKSDSHIIFFIESQYWVFKDTEAMSGYPRPLSDWGMTRRNGQPVDKVEAAFIWAHNGKTYLFSGGEFWRFDESQKRQGVHIQPESGYPRDNSLWAGVPSHMDDIISWGEGDAYFFKDNFYWVLKNGGLNQEVVTPQSTAVDWLRCPAPPAEPTPVDPRFPKQCNCELNRASSFINLSWLVLALVVLII; the protein is encoded by the exons ATGGAGGTGCATCTTCTGGTTTGGTTGGCTTTGACCTTAATGGGGAGCAGCATCACGTCCGCACAGTCTGACCAGTACAGCAAAGCAATG gattGGTTGGGCCGATATGGCTacctccctcctcctgaccCCCGTACGGGTAACCTGCACACCAAAGAAGGGATCGAGCAGGCGATCAGAGTCATGCAGAGGTTCGGAGGGCTCCAGGAAACAGGGGTGCTCG ACAGCGAGACCATCAGACTCATGTCAGCACGCCGATGCTCTTTGCCTGATATTATTGGCAGTGAGgacaggctgaggaggaagaggaggaggaggaggaagcgatATGCCCTTTCAGGCCTAAAGTGGCATAAGACAGATCTCACTTGgag TGTCCACAGTTATCCATCGCCATCGCAGTCACCCAACCTGCCCGACATTTTGGTGGATAACATCCTGAGGTCTGCCTTCAAAGCTTGGAGCAACGTCGCCCCCCTGAACTTCCATCACGTGGCGACAGACAGCGGCGGGACGGCGGCTGGAGGGGACATCAGGGTGTCTTTTAACCGCCTGTTCCACGACGACGGGTACCCTTTTGACGGGCAGGGCGGCACCCTGGCCCACGCCTTCTTCCCCGGCAGTGCGGAGGTGGCTGGAGACACACACTTTGATGATCAAGAGGTCTGGAGCTATGGAG gtgacagcagcagcacagacctgTTCGCAGTTGCTGTGCACGAGTTTGGCCACGCATTAGGACTGTCCCATTCCTCCtctgatccatccatcatgaaGCCGTACTACCAGGGTGGTGTGGGGGACATTGTCAACTTCCAGCTCGCGGTGGACGACAAACTGGCCATCCAGCAGCTTTATG GTGTAAGAGACACTGCACCATCAGATGGGGGTGACCCCCACCTACCACGCCTGCCCAGCCCACCTCCTCCGAGGCCGACACAGCT gaCGGACCCCTCATTTAACGAGCGCTGTCAGGGAGGCTTTGACGCTGTAGCAAACATCAGGGGAGAGGTCTTCTTCTTTAAAG GTGCTCAGTTTTGGAGAACCAAGAGAGACGGTTCATTGGTGTCCAATAGGCCAGCTCAGATCCAAAACTTCTGGATGGGCCTTCCACCTCAAACAAATAAAATTGATGCAGTTTATGAGAGGAAAAGTGACAGCCACATCATCTTTTTTATTG AGTCTCAGTATTGGGTCTTCAAAGACACTGAGGCCATGTCCGGTTACCCCCGGCCCCTCTCTGACTGGGGCATGACGAGGAGAAATGGGCAGCCGGTGGACAAGGTGGAAGCTGCCTTTATCTGGGCCCACAATGGCAAAACCTACCTGTTCAGCGGTGGCGAGTTCTGGAGGTTTGATGAGAGTCAAAAGAGGCAAGGGGTGCACATTCAGCCGGAATCAGGTTACCCTCGGGATAACAGCCTGTGGGCCGGAGTGCCGTCccacatggatgacatcatcagctggGGCGAAG GAGATGCCTACTTCTTCAAGGACAACTTTTACTGGGTGCTGAAAAATGGAGGACTGAACCAAGAGGTTGTGACTCCTCAATCCACCGCTGTGGACTGGTTAAGATGTCCCGCTCCGCCTGCAGAGCCAACTCCAGTAGATCCTCGTTTCCCAAAGCAGTGTAACTGCGAATTAAACAGGGCGTCTTCATTCATAAATCTGAGCTGGCTCGTCCTGGCCTTGGTTGTATTGATAATATAA